A genomic window from Roseofilum casamattae BLCC-M143 includes:
- a CDS encoding SDR family NAD(P)-dependent oxidoreductase: MTDLNGATVLLTGASGGFGREFIRQLLAAGSRLILTDRDEQAMKDCLPNEIAPGEIIATLATDLSSSAGCQVLYDRVKALDCPIDVLINNAGIAVFGRADEVPADKAEELMQLNLLTPIRLCGLFVPEMIDRNQGHIVNISSVAGWSAPGGLSHYAASKFGLRGFSEGLLDELREHQVKVTAVYPYFSRTPILRSPRYGSLAQSVPGFPESEATDPVMVIGNVLQGIVENKPQVFPDRTARAIHLLKRFSPSLLNWLASQLSQKISRAPES; this comes from the coding sequence GTGACCGATCTAAATGGAGCTACAGTCCTATTAACCGGGGCATCTGGAGGGTTTGGTCGGGAGTTTATCCGGCAGTTACTGGCGGCAGGCAGCCGCTTGATTTTAACCGATCGCGACGAGCAAGCGATGAAAGATTGCCTGCCTAATGAGATCGCACCTGGGGAAATTATTGCCACCCTGGCAACGGATTTAAGTTCGAGTGCGGGATGCCAAGTGCTTTACGATCGCGTGAAAGCACTGGATTGTCCGATTGATGTTTTAATTAATAATGCCGGAATTGCCGTATTCGGCCGAGCAGATGAGGTGCCAGCGGACAAAGCGGAGGAGTTAATGCAACTGAATCTCCTCACTCCGATACGGTTATGCGGGTTGTTTGTTCCGGAAATGATCGATCGCAACCAGGGTCATATCGTCAATATTTCTTCCGTGGCCGGTTGGTCGGCACCGGGGGGATTAAGTCATTATGCCGCAAGTAAGTTTGGCTTGCGCGGATTTAGCGAAGGATTATTGGACGAACTCCGAGAGCATCAGGTCAAGGTAACGGCAGTTTATCCCTATTTTAGTCGGACGCCGATTTTGCGATCGCCCCGCTACGGCAGTTTAGCTCAATCTGTACCCGGATTTCCCGAAAGCGAAGCCACCGATCCGGTTATGGTTATCGGTAATGTACTTCAGGGTATTGTAGAGAATAAGCCCCAAGTTTTTCCCGATCGCACTGCACGAGCCATTCATCTACTGAAACGATTTTCTCCATCTCTTTTAAATTGGCTCGCCAGTCAATTAAGTCAAAAAATCTCTCGCGCTCCTGAATCATGA
- a CDS encoding putative toxin-antitoxin system toxin component, PIN family: MTNRFVIDTNVVISALLFKSSIPFQAIELAEKQGPILYSEVTLKELERVLDRPKFNKYVSVEERNVFLLKFLSSCELVNITEEIDVCRDEKDNKFLELAVSGNANILITGDADLLVLHPFQSIEILTPDRFMDRF, translated from the coding sequence ATGACGAATAGATTTGTAATCGATACTAATGTTGTCATTAGTGCTTTACTGTTCAAGTCCTCAATTCCTTTTCAGGCGATAGAATTGGCAGAGAAGCAAGGACCCATCTTATATTCGGAAGTCACTTTAAAAGAATTAGAGCGAGTTTTGGATCGACCAAAGTTTAACAAGTATGTTTCTGTAGAAGAGAGAAATGTTTTCCTACTGAAATTTTTGAGTTCCTGTGAGTTGGTCAACATTACTGAAGAAATTGATGTTTGTCGAGACGAAAAAGATAATAAGTTTTTAGAGTTGGCCGTAAGTGGCAATGCTAATATCTTAATTACAGGAGATGCAGATTTGTTGGTCTTGCATCCTTTTCAATCCATAGAAATTTTGACTCCAGATCGATTTATGGATAGGTTTTGA
- a CDS encoding flavin-containing monooxygenase, giving the protein MISLQSRAITNTESKHLIIGAGFIGLGIAQALQAANIPYDQVDASDEIGGNWYHGVYETAHIISSRKVTQFPCFPMPENYPDFPSAKQMLAYLRSFCDRFQLTDSIELNRKVIAVKPIENNLWSVEFANGEQRTYRGVLLCNGHHWCKRFPEFSGQFNGEIIHSKDYKTPDRLRGQRVLTIGGGNSGCDIAAEAARVSAKSVLSLRESVWFIPKTFAGIPVVDLGRWWMPEWMQKLMVHGIINATFGPHSRYGMPKPNHPLFAKHPTINSEVPYYIKQGKIMPKPEVSRLEGDRVFFTDGTSEEFDLIVCATGYHVSYPFLPESLQRVKGAVVQCYAGTFLEDYKGLYYIGWGQARGGVGSLIGAYSNFLTQCLHLQDEINIPIGLVFKHLGQKISTSHLSDPQEIFRLLKLVDITFPWIRQRARTLDAKSPEFVNKVLPIESVSKVI; this is encoded by the coding sequence ATGATTAGCCTGCAATCTCGCGCCATAACGAATACGGAAAGTAAACATCTCATTATTGGTGCGGGGTTTATCGGACTCGGTATTGCCCAAGCATTGCAAGCAGCAAATATCCCTTACGATCAGGTCGATGCTAGCGACGAGATTGGCGGAAATTGGTATCACGGAGTTTACGAAACCGCTCATATTATTTCCTCGCGCAAGGTGACGCAGTTTCCCTGTTTCCCCATGCCAGAGAATTACCCGGATTTTCCCAGCGCGAAACAAATGCTGGCGTATTTGCGATCGTTTTGCGATCGCTTTCAGTTGACAGATTCCATCGAACTGAATCGTAAAGTCATTGCCGTAAAACCGATTGAAAATAACTTATGGTCGGTAGAATTCGCGAACGGAGAGCAAAGAACTTATCGAGGCGTGTTGCTCTGTAACGGACATCATTGGTGCAAGCGTTTTCCAGAATTTTCGGGACAATTTAATGGCGAAATTATCCATTCTAAGGATTATAAAACTCCCGATCGACTGCGAGGCCAGCGCGTCCTCACCATTGGTGGCGGAAACTCCGGTTGCGATATTGCCGCAGAAGCAGCCCGAGTTTCCGCAAAATCCGTCTTAAGTTTGCGCGAGTCGGTGTGGTTTATTCCAAAAACTTTTGCCGGAATTCCGGTTGTGGATCTGGGTCGGTGGTGGATGCCAGAATGGATGCAAAAATTGATGGTGCATGGCATTATTAATGCAACATTCGGACCTCATTCTCGCTACGGAATGCCGAAGCCAAATCATCCCTTATTTGCCAAACATCCGACGATTAATAGTGAAGTGCCTTACTATATTAAACAAGGGAAAATTATGCCAAAACCGGAAGTATCGAGATTGGAAGGCGATCGCGTATTTTTCACTGACGGAACTTCCGAAGAATTCGACCTCATTGTCTGCGCTACCGGCTATCATGTTTCCTATCCCTTTTTACCCGAATCTTTGCAGCGGGTGAAAGGCGCAGTGGTGCAATGCTATGCCGGCACATTCTTGGAAGATTACAAAGGATTATACTATATCGGTTGGGGACAAGCTCGCGGTGGTGTCGGGTCACTTATCGGTGCTTACAGTAATTTTCTCACGCAATGCTTGCACCTGCAAGATGAAATTAATATTCCTATTGGTTTAGTCTTTAAGCATCTAGGACAAAAGATATCGACCAGCCATTTATCCGATCCGCAGGAAATATTTAGACTGTTAAAACTAGTCGATATTACTTTTCCTTGGATTCGCCAACGCGCTCGCACCTTAGATGCTAAGTCTCCTGAATTTGTCAATAAAGTTTTGCCAATTGAAAGCGTCTCTAAGGTAATTTAA
- a CDS encoding exopolysaccharide biosynthesis protein: MAQFSAELKRYFWQEDRSPQVTLAEMLDLAGERVFGFLFVLLALPSALPIPAPGYSIPFGVVMFGLAMQLVIGAEKPWVPQRVLDAKMPLEKVQGIVNAGIPWLQKIEAIAKPRLSYLCTSLPGRIILGLAIALMSTSMMIPVPGTNTLPAIAIFVIGFGLSEDDGFISLAGLGISVVAASVSIGLIFFGVSILNWVKDFILG; the protein is encoded by the coding sequence ATGGCTCAATTTTCAGCCGAATTAAAACGCTATTTTTGGCAAGAAGACCGCTCTCCGCAAGTAACCCTAGCAGAAATGCTGGATCTCGCTGGAGAGCGGGTTTTTGGTTTTTTATTTGTTTTATTGGCATTACCTTCAGCTTTGCCTATCCCCGCACCCGGCTATTCTATTCCCTTCGGCGTGGTCATGTTTGGATTAGCCATGCAGCTCGTAATTGGCGCTGAGAAGCCTTGGGTTCCGCAGAGGGTTTTGGATGCAAAAATGCCGTTAGAGAAGGTGCAAGGCATTGTTAACGCCGGGATTCCTTGGTTGCAGAAGATTGAAGCGATCGCGAAACCTCGCCTCAGTTATCTTTGTACCAGTTTACCGGGTCGGATAATTTTGGGATTGGCGATCGCGCTCATGTCAACTTCCATGATGATACCCGTTCCCGGAACGAATACTTTGCCGGCGATCGCGATTTTCGTCATCGGCTTCGGCTTATCCGAAGATGACGGCTTCATTAGTTTAGCCGGTTTGGGGATTTCCGTCGTCGCCGCCAGCGTTTCTATCGGACTGATTTTCTTTGGTGTCAGTATTTTAAATTGGGTGAAAGATTTTATTTTAGGATGA
- the ahcY gene encoding adenosylhomocysteinase → MTATATAEKVNYDIKDISLAPLGKQRIEWAGREMPVLKQIRERFATEKPLDGIRLVACCHVTTETANLAIALQAAGADAILIASNPLSTQDDVAACLVQDYGIRVYALKGEDTETYKRHVKIALDHRPNIIIDDGSDVVAELIQERQDQISDIIGTTEETTTGIVRLRAMFKDGVLTFPAMNVNDADTKHFFDNRYGTGQSTLDGVIRATNVLLAGKNVAVVGYGWCGKGAALRARGLGANVIVTEIDPVRAIEATMDGFRVMPMAEAAPQTDLFITVTGNKHVIRKEHFEAMKDGAMVCNSGHFDIEIDLKTLGEMATEVKDVRPFTQQYVLPSGKSVVVLGEGRLINLAAAEGHPSAVMDMSFANQALACEYLVKNKGKLEPGMHSIPQELDHEIARLKLQAMGIELDTLTPEQIEYMNSWTMGT, encoded by the coding sequence ATGACTGCAACTGCAACAGCCGAAAAAGTAAACTACGACATCAAAGATATCTCTCTAGCTCCTCTAGGAAAACAGCGCATCGAATGGGCTGGACGAGAAATGCCCGTTCTGAAACAAATTCGGGAGCGCTTTGCCACAGAAAAACCATTAGACGGAATTCGGCTAGTCGCCTGCTGTCACGTTACCACTGAAACCGCTAACTTGGCGATCGCCCTCCAAGCTGCTGGTGCCGACGCAATTCTGATCGCCAGTAACCCCCTCTCCACCCAAGACGACGTTGCTGCTTGCTTGGTTCAAGACTACGGCATCCGCGTTTACGCGCTCAAAGGCGAAGACACCGAAACCTACAAGCGCCACGTCAAGATTGCTCTCGACCACCGTCCTAACATCATCATCGACGATGGTAGCGACGTTGTTGCCGAACTCATTCAAGAACGCCAGGATCAAATCTCCGACATCATCGGTACTACCGAAGAAACCACCACCGGTATCGTTCGCCTGCGCGCTATGTTCAAGGATGGGGTACTCACCTTCCCCGCAATGAACGTTAACGATGCGGATACCAAGCACTTCTTCGACAACCGCTACGGAACCGGTCAATCCACCTTAGACGGCGTTATCCGCGCTACCAACGTGCTGTTAGCGGGTAAAAACGTTGCCGTTGTCGGTTACGGATGGTGCGGTAAAGGAGCTGCTCTCCGCGCTCGCGGTTTAGGTGCTAATGTTATCGTTACCGAAATCGACCCCGTTCGCGCTATTGAAGCAACCATGGATGGTTTCCGCGTCATGCCGATGGCAGAAGCTGCTCCCCAAACCGACCTGTTCATCACCGTTACCGGTAACAAGCACGTCATCCGCAAAGAGCACTTTGAAGCGATGAAAGATGGCGCTATGGTCTGCAACTCCGGTCACTTCGATATCGAAATTGACCTGAAGACCTTGGGTGAAATGGCGACCGAAGTTAAAGACGTTCGTCCTTTCACTCAACAATACGTTCTCCCCAGCGGCAAGTCTGTTGTCGTTCTCGGTGAAGGTCGCCTCATCAACTTGGCTGCTGCTGAAGGACACCCCAGCGCCGTTATGGACATGAGTTTTGCCAACCAAGCTCTTGCTTGCGAATACTTGGTGAAAAACAAAGGCAAGCTCGAGCCTGGAATGCACTCTATTCCTCAAGAACTCGACCACGAAATTGCTCGCTTGAAACTGCAAGCTATGGGTATCGAACTGGATACTCTGACTCCCGAGCAAATTGAATACATGAATAGCTGGACGATGGGAACCTAA
- a CDS encoding XisI protein, whose protein sequence is MDKVAKYKEIVREIAVAIGQLGDSPDSPIKNQIILDDEHGHYLLYFNGWKGENRTYGCYFHVDVSEDGKVWVQHDGTDCLVAQQFLDRGIPHDDIVLGFQAPIKRPDTGFALG, encoded by the coding sequence ATGGATAAGGTAGCTAAATATAAAGAAATAGTTCGCGAGATTGCTGTAGCAATCGGACAACTCGGCGACTCTCCGGATAGTCCAATTAAAAATCAAATTATCTTAGATGATGAGCACGGCCACTACTTGCTTTATTTCAATGGATGGAAAGGTGAAAACCGTACCTATGGCTGTTATTTTCATGTTGATGTCAGCGAAGATGGTAAAGTTTGGGTACAACATGACGGAACTGATTGTTTAGTAGCACAACAATTTCTCGATCGCGGTATTCCCCACGACGATATCGTCCTCGGTTTCCAGGCTCCGATTAAGCGACCCGATACCGGATTTGCACTAGGATAG
- a CDS encoding acyl-CoA dehydrogenase family protein: MQDRESIIPRARSYFLEDVAPRAIAIDRDPDALKIAFTGLGDRGLLALCIPQQWGGVEASSVTWAEFTQLVARYSGALAFLQAQHEGAARILVNCDRQELKQEYLPLMNTGKRLLGVGVSHLRRSGIPPVKATPVQGGYRITGTVPWITGFGIFSEFIVAAALTDGRSVFGIAPFRETADISISPPMELAAVTSTNTVSATLNDWFLAEKRVAIVQPPGWIQERDKNNALKFSWFSLGCARAGLDLVENAAKMKQLSFINEAFLSLDRELNRCCQAILEEQNYPVLALEKRLELRARAIDLAVRCAHAAVAVSSGAANTMEHNAQRIYREALVFTVFGQTTAVMEATLSRLISSLVN; encoded by the coding sequence ATGCAAGATAGAGAGTCGATTATACCCCGTGCTCGGTCTTATTTCCTAGAGGATGTTGCCCCGCGCGCGATCGCCATCGATCGCGATCCAGATGCTTTAAAGATAGCATTCACCGGATTGGGCGATCGCGGTTTGCTGGCTCTGTGTATTCCGCAACAGTGGGGAGGCGTGGAAGCGAGTTCGGTTACCTGGGCTGAGTTTACCCAACTGGTCGCCCGATATTCAGGAGCGTTGGCCTTTCTGCAAGCCCAGCATGAAGGAGCGGCGCGAATTTTGGTAAACTGCGATCGCCAGGAACTCAAACAAGAGTATCTGCCCCTGATGAATACGGGTAAGCGGTTGTTAGGGGTAGGGGTTTCGCACCTTCGGCGATCGGGCATTCCTCCAGTAAAAGCCACTCCCGTGCAGGGAGGATATCGCATTACGGGCACCGTTCCTTGGATTACCGGATTCGGCATTTTCTCTGAGTTTATTGTTGCTGCGGCGTTAACTGATGGGCGTTCTGTCTTTGGTATTGCACCATTTCGCGAGACCGCAGATATCTCTATTTCGCCGCCCATGGAATTAGCTGCTGTCACATCTACCAACACGGTGAGTGCAACCCTCAATGACTGGTTTTTAGCAGAAAAGCGCGTCGCGATCGTCCAACCCCCTGGATGGATACAGGAACGGGATAAAAACAACGCGCTTAAGTTTAGTTGGTTTAGTTTGGGGTGTGCCAGAGCGGGATTAGATCTAGTGGAAAATGCCGCGAAGATGAAACAATTGTCTTTTATTAATGAGGCATTTCTCAGTCTCGATCGCGAATTAAATCGTTGTTGTCAGGCTATTTTGGAAGAGCAAAACTATCCAGTTCTTGCTTTAGAAAAACGGTTGGAACTGAGAGCACGGGCGATCGATCTTGCCGTTCGTTGCGCTCATGCTGCGGTTGCCGTTTCTAGTGGTGCAGCGAATACTATGGAACATAATGCTCAACGTATTTATCGCGAAGCGTTAGTCTTTACAGTTTTTGGCCAAACAACGGCCGTGATGGAAGCAACCCTGAGTCGGTTGATATCAAGTCTGGTTAATTAG
- a CDS encoding phosphate-starvation-inducible PsiE family protein, which yields MKGFLHGFESLTALFLLLMLVFVVFVGTIELAIILVQQIRESSNFILLNIEEILEVFDYFLLIIIGLELIEATKVYLEEDILHVETIFLVAMVAIARKVIILDLDKYSPLMLFGISSIILSLTIGFYFLIKTLKPK from the coding sequence ATGAAAGGCTTTTTACATGGTTTTGAAAGCCTGACTGCTTTATTTTTGTTATTAATGCTGGTTTTTGTCGTTTTTGTCGGCACTATTGAGCTGGCGATTATTCTCGTGCAACAAATCCGAGAGAGTTCTAATTTTATTTTACTCAATATTGAAGAGATTTTAGAGGTATTTGATTATTTTCTATTGATTATTATTGGCTTGGAGTTAATTGAAGCCACTAAGGTTTATTTGGAAGAGGATATTCTGCACGTAGAGACGATTTTCTTGGTGGCTATGGTGGCGATCGCGCGCAAGGTCATTATTCTCGATTTGGATAAGTACAGTCCGTTAATGCTGTTCGGGATTTCGTCGATTATCCTATCTCTGACGATTGGATTCTACTTTTTAATTAAAACGTTAAAGCCGAAATAG
- a CDS encoding element excision factor XisH family protein: protein MAKDKYHQLVKTALVNEGWQVTDDPLIVSAGSRKVQVDLGAERLITAERDREKIAVEVKSFVGLSALHDLYTALGQFNVYQYALEKEMPERELFLAVPSDTYNDFLKEEFMQELLDRHRVKLIIYHIERGTIDQWIR, encoded by the coding sequence ATGGCTAAGGATAAATATCATCAGTTAGTCAAAACGGCTCTGGTTAATGAGGGATGGCAGGTAACGGACGATCCGCTCATCGTTAGTGCTGGTAGTCGTAAAGTTCAAGTCGATCTCGGTGCGGAACGACTGATTACAGCAGAACGCGATCGTGAGAAGATTGCTGTTGAGGTGAAAAGCTTTGTTGGTCTCTCTGCATTGCACGATCTTTATACCGCTTTAGGACAATTTAACGTCTATCAATATGCTTTGGAAAAGGAAATGCCAGAGCGAGAATTATTTCTTGCCGTTCCCTCAGATACTTATAATGATTTTTTGAAAGAAGAATTTATGCAAGAATTACTCGATCGCCATCGCGTTAAATTGATTATTTACCACATTGAACGAGGAACTATTGACCAATGGATAAGGTAG